The following coding sequences lie in one Silvanigrella aquatica genomic window:
- the murJ gene encoding murein biosynthesis integral membrane protein MurJ encodes MGNNKTDVMAAKSDSEKLGKASFGAMAGVMFSRASGVVRTSVVNATFGLAVSLDAFNSAFRFPNSLRDLFADGALSAAFVKVLVEEKTKGREAEKKLIAIIIGFFSFVTFTIAIIAAVFSYKFMSLFGSEDFKNSGGLDLASNLFKILAFYLPFTMLNAVAMAVLSIMGQTFRAMNSSAFLNVGIIGFALAAPLFTYYGMNPIYGIAIGALIGVIIQMIYQFIPLYHLGLLSGPNFKVKEWLSYKPLHEVLILMVPRAIAQGALVLALMINTFYAIQIGSGVLSYIITATMIIQVPIGLFGVATGFAAHPILTKAIHDGQNRKFSKLLTESLDATMWLAAITVACFALFIVPFYSVLFQHGKVTMHDTIQNSIAVCAYSIGIIFATGSKVLLNAFYAINSTKQIVYNALVYLAINATLSSILAPKFGIIGLGLSYSTSTAIDFFMNYIFLKRRYQKKYIGDSPYIEGGSLFNIKIIIFAICAYLFGILGVFSSTHFWQEFNFYTPFELNFLACFVILSCGGFLFLILNFFLIKYFGPVHLKRLVEKITGKFLRKS; translated from the coding sequence ATGGGAAATAATAAAACAGACGTCATGGCAGCAAAAAGTGACTCTGAAAAATTAGGAAAAGCCAGTTTTGGCGCCATGGCGGGAGTGATGTTTTCTAGAGCTTCAGGAGTTGTCAGAACTTCTGTTGTTAATGCCACTTTTGGTTTGGCTGTTTCTTTAGATGCTTTTAATTCTGCTTTTCGCTTTCCAAATAGCTTGCGCGATCTCTTTGCCGATGGGGCTTTATCCGCCGCTTTTGTTAAAGTCTTAGTCGAAGAAAAAACCAAGGGGCGGGAAGCTGAAAAAAAATTAATTGCTATTATAATCGGTTTTTTTTCTTTTGTTACTTTTACTATTGCCATTATAGCCGCTGTTTTTTCATATAAATTTATGTCCCTTTTTGGTAGTGAAGATTTTAAAAATTCAGGAGGCTTGGATTTAGCTTCAAATTTATTTAAAATACTTGCCTTTTATTTGCCTTTTACCATGTTAAATGCCGTTGCTATGGCTGTATTATCGATAATGGGGCAGACATTTCGCGCCATGAATAGTTCTGCTTTTTTAAATGTGGGCATTATTGGGTTTGCTTTGGCGGCACCTCTGTTTACTTATTATGGAATGAATCCTATTTATGGAATTGCCATAGGAGCTTTAATTGGCGTTATTATTCAAATGATTTATCAATTTATTCCTTTGTATCATTTAGGTTTATTGAGTGGGCCTAATTTTAAAGTTAAAGAATGGCTTTCCTATAAACCTCTGCATGAAGTTCTCATCTTAATGGTGCCACGTGCTATCGCACAAGGCGCTTTGGTACTCGCTCTGATGATCAATACTTTTTATGCCATTCAAATTGGCAGTGGCGTGTTAAGTTATATAATTACAGCAACAATGATTATTCAGGTTCCCATAGGACTTTTTGGTGTCGCTACGGGATTTGCCGCGCACCCCATTCTCACAAAAGCTATTCACGATGGGCAAAATCGAAAATTTTCTAAACTTTTAACCGAAAGCCTAGACGCTACCATGTGGCTCGCTGCCATAACAGTCGCCTGTTTTGCGCTATTTATTGTCCCCTTTTATTCCGTGCTATTTCAGCATGGTAAAGTCACCATGCACGACACCATTCAAAATTCAATTGCGGTTTGCGCTTATTCCATTGGAATTATTTTTGCAACAGGATCAAAAGTTTTATTAAATGCTTTTTATGCTATTAATTCAACGAAACAAATTGTTTATAATGCCCTTGTTTATTTAGCTATTAATGCGACATTAAGTTCTATTTTAGCACCTAAATTTGGAATTATTGGCCTCGGTTTATCTTATAGTACCTCTACCGCAATCGATTTTTTTATGAATTATATTTTCCTAAAAAGAAGATATCAAAAGAAATACATTGGTGACAGTCCTTATATAGAAGGCGGCTCATTATTTAATATAAAAATTATCATTTTTGCCATTTGTGCTTATCTGTTTGGAATTTTAGGAGTGTTTTCATCCACCCATTTTTGGCAAGAGTTTAATTTTTATACTCCATTTGAGTTAAATTTTTTAGCCTGTTTCGTTATTTTAAGTTGCGGTGGATTTTTATTTTTAATATTGAATTTTTTTCTTATCAAATATTTTGGTCCTGTCCATTTAAAAAGGTTGGTTGAAAAAATCACGGGGAAATTTTTAAGAAAAAGTTAG
- a CDS encoding DUF4276 family protein, producing the protein MIRVHIICEGQTEEMFVNDVLSKIFIPLNIFLYPSLIGKPGHKGGNFKIERVICDVKLRLLNDINSYCTTLFDFYGLPNHFPGKREAILQKNIQQKQEILHHILVQELTKSIGTDPMKRFFPYVQMYEFEALLFSSPQTMAIEMGQKNLIEEFKKIRNSFESPEHINNSELTAPSKRIKNLYHEYEKVMHGSLITLELGIEKICEECNLFNQWINKIKNLNQLT; encoded by the coding sequence ATGATCAGAGTTCATATAATTTGTGAAGGCCAAACAGAAGAGATGTTTGTAAATGATGTCCTTTCAAAAATTTTTATTCCCTTAAATATTTTTCTTTATCCTTCATTAATTGGCAAACCTGGCCATAAAGGGGGTAATTTTAAAATTGAAAGAGTTATTTGTGATGTCAAATTAAGACTTTTAAATGATATCAATTCCTACTGCACAACTCTTTTTGATTTCTATGGGTTACCAAATCATTTTCCAGGAAAACGAGAAGCTATTCTCCAGAAAAATATTCAACAAAAGCAAGAAATATTACATCATATTTTGGTTCAAGAACTAACTAAAAGCATAGGAACCGATCCTATGAAGCGCTTTTTTCCTTATGTCCAAATGTACGAATTTGAAGCTCTTCTTTTTAGTTCGCCTCAAACTATGGCTATTGAAATGGGTCAAAAAAATTTAATTGAAGAATTTAAAAAAATTAGAAACTCATTTGAATCACCAGAACATATTAATAATAGTGAATTAACAGCCCCAAGTAAAAGAATTAAAAATTTATATCATGAATATGAAAAAGTCATGCATGGTTCTCTTATTACACTAGAATTGGGAATTGAAAAAATATGCGAAGAGTGTAATTTATTTAATCAATGGATAAATAAAATTAAAAATTTAAATCAACTTACCTAA
- a CDS encoding AAA family ATPase: MGKPIIKSLTIRGFKSIQAMENFQLNQLNILIGANGAGKSNFISYFKMLTELVENRLQLWTRVQGEADRLLYFGIKTTKQIESSICFVDIHENHYDFTITPTLDGQFIFEKEILYFDGSYHGVTKPNLGSGHKESKLAEEAKSGKSKKIAKFTLGAISNWKVYHFHDTSDSALVKRVGSLQDKEYLRSDASNLAAFLYHLKLNNNVTYEKICKTVRLAIPFFDDFVLNPQKLPNDEEQIKLLWKQKNSDYPLWPSQLSDGSIRFICLVTALLQPDPPSTIIIDEPELGLHPYAITLLGALIRSAAKRMQVIVSTQSVPLLNEFHLEDLVIVERENETSVFKRLNKMDFSNWLENYSIGELWEKNILGGRPSK, translated from the coding sequence ATGGGAAAGCCAATCATTAAATCGCTCACCATTCGTGGTTTCAAATCCATTCAAGCAATGGAAAATTTTCAACTCAACCAACTCAATATCCTTATTGGTGCAAATGGTGCAGGTAAAAGTAATTTCATCTCTTATTTCAAAATGTTAACCGAACTTGTTGAAAATCGACTTCAATTATGGACTCGCGTTCAGGGTGAAGCCGATAGACTACTTTACTTTGGTATTAAGACAACAAAACAAATTGAGTCCTCAATATGTTTTGTAGATATACATGAGAATCATTATGATTTTACAATTACACCTACACTTGATGGGCAATTTATCTTTGAAAAGGAAATTCTTTATTTTGATGGATCTTATCATGGAGTCACAAAACCAAATTTGGGCTCAGGCCACAAAGAATCAAAACTTGCCGAAGAAGCAAAAAGTGGGAAATCTAAAAAAATTGCGAAGTTTACTTTAGGTGCGATTTCAAATTGGAAGGTTTACCATTTTCATGATACCAGTGATTCCGCTTTAGTAAAACGCGTTGGTTCTTTACAAGATAAAGAATATTTAAGATCAGATGCGTCGAATTTAGCAGCATTTCTTTATCATTTAAAATTAAATAATAATGTTACCTATGAAAAAATTTGTAAAACAGTACGACTTGCTATCCCTTTTTTTGATGACTTTGTTTTAAACCCACAAAAACTTCCTAACGATGAAGAACAAATAAAACTTCTATGGAAGCAAAAAAATAGTGATTATCCCTTATGGCCAAGTCAACTTTCCGATGGTTCTATCCGATTTATTTGTTTAGTTACCGCTTTGCTACAGCCCGATCCTCCTTCAACTATTATTATTGATGAGCCCGAGCTCGGATTGCATCCTTACGCCATAACTCTGCTGGGAGCACTCATTCGATCCGCTGCCAAACGTATGCAAGTTATTGTTTCGACCCAATCAGTTCCTCTATTAAATGAATTCCATTTAGAAGATTTGGTTATTGTGGAAAGAGAAAATGAGACTTCTGTTTTTAAAAGATTAAATAAAATGGATTTTTCGAATTGGCTTGAAAATTATTCCATAGGAGAACTTTGGGAAAAAAATATATTAGGAGGGAGGCCAAGCAAATGA
- a CDS encoding hybrid sensor histidine kinase/response regulator produces the protein MKTLKNYIYSQSKKQIRFVICTFIVLISMGCFFVNWFIYTKTPKDIINSLSNGIGNSIVLGDFFSIQKEFSSLIESKAFDQIILKIHPHYKPNEEIEISNIGKKIISSEHEFILNKFIMENLIDIYYYKKFEILLNGNENIGNIYIAKKIDLLFILSLYCILLFISLIIFIITKRNITNTYRNIASPIFEIESAINNKTNLEKKNLEFIEFKNLYSKIIESQEEIKKSQDDKLKIAELSAITSTIQMLAHDVRQPFSRLKMSLELLKKSKSHEDITKHLISISINTNRDILRVEYFLNEMLQGRNNDVLKIEEASLLKIISNVLKICFDIHNNSDISIEYDFLHSHKIKADIQKLERVFSNIVMNAIQAIPNKKGKIWIFTKDVIIDNTNYIEICLGNNNSYIEDEDIDKIFDLFFTKGKRKGTGLGLAISKQIIQNHGGNIYCKSCKEKGVEFFIYLPTHSLESEINYNEFYFPNSSKLYENKLYYQEEEFYSLYEKEAIKIENKILKLIHLSKKKTYSIFILEDDPNYLQGIISIFDDFKELSSYFKIHSFDNYNEAIENYTKISPEFLICDIDLNDNQKNGFDFIKKIREEDTLVKTCVHSNRFIKDDISLSAHVNSDFFIPKPMTGYQMLNFLYSYFIKYEAELDTWEIIPHLNPNKDKMALILDDDKFYLELWKEFMNDINLFTFHCPETMYDFLRSNISNKEKISCIISDFYIDDNITIVDLNLSQKIKEIGYDCPLFVCTNAGLDKKYLNDFDGILKKMPCSFSEIQSKFKDKFCS, from the coding sequence ATGAAAACATTAAAGAACTACATATATTCACAGTCAAAAAAACAAATTCGCTTTGTAATTTGCACTTTTATTGTTCTCATTTCAATGGGATGTTTTTTTGTTAACTGGTTTATTTACACAAAAACACCGAAAGATATTATCAACTCTCTGTCAAATGGCATTGGCAATTCCATTGTATTGGGCGATTTTTTCTCCATTCAAAAAGAATTCTCTTCCTTAATCGAAAGCAAGGCCTTCGATCAAATTATTTTAAAAATTCATCCCCATTATAAGCCAAATGAAGAAATTGAAATCAGCAATATTGGGAAAAAAATAATAAGTTCGGAACATGAATTCATTTTAAATAAATTTATAATGGAAAATTTAATAGACATATATTATTATAAAAAATTTGAAATTCTCCTCAATGGCAATGAAAATATAGGCAACATCTACATTGCAAAGAAGATTGACTTATTATTTATTTTATCTTTATATTGCATTTTATTATTTATATCTTTAATCATTTTTATAATCACAAAAAGAAATATTACAAACACATATAGAAACATAGCAAGCCCTATATTTGAAATAGAATCAGCCATAAATAATAAAACCAATTTAGAGAAAAAAAATCTCGAATTTATAGAATTTAAAAATTTATATTCTAAGATTATTGAATCTCAAGAAGAAATTAAAAAATCACAGGACGACAAATTAAAAATTGCAGAGCTCTCCGCAATAACTTCTACTATTCAAATGCTTGCCCACGACGTTCGTCAACCTTTTTCTCGATTAAAAATGTCTCTTGAATTGTTAAAAAAATCGAAATCTCACGAGGACATTACCAAACATCTCATTTCTATTTCCATAAATACAAATAGAGACATTTTAAGAGTAGAATATTTTTTAAATGAAATGCTACAAGGTAGAAATAATGACGTCTTAAAAATTGAAGAAGCAAGTTTATTAAAAATCATTTCAAACGTTTTAAAAATATGCTTCGATATTCACAATAATTCCGATATTTCTATTGAATACGACTTTCTTCATAGTCATAAAATTAAAGCCGATATTCAAAAATTGGAAAGAGTTTTTTCTAATATTGTTATGAATGCCATACAAGCAATTCCCAATAAAAAAGGAAAAATCTGGATATTTACTAAAGATGTCATTATTGACAATACCAATTACATAGAAATTTGTCTTGGCAATAACAATTCCTATATTGAAGATGAGGATATAGATAAAATTTTTGACTTGTTTTTTACAAAGGGAAAAAGAAAAGGAACCGGACTGGGGTTAGCAATATCAAAGCAAATTATCCAAAATCACGGTGGGAATATTTATTGTAAATCGTGCAAAGAAAAAGGGGTTGAATTCTTCATTTATTTGCCTACCCATTCATTGGAAAGTGAAATTAACTACAATGAATTTTACTTCCCAAATTCAAGTAAATTATATGAAAACAAATTATACTATCAGGAAGAAGAATTTTATTCATTATATGAAAAAGAAGCGATAAAAATTGAAAATAAAATTTTAAAGCTCATTCATTTAAGCAAAAAAAAGACTTATTCCATTTTTATATTGGAAGACGATCCCAATTATTTGCAAGGAATTATATCTATTTTTGATGATTTCAAAGAATTGAGCTCCTATTTCAAAATACATAGTTTTGACAACTACAATGAAGCTATAGAAAATTATACAAAGATAAGCCCCGAATTTTTAATTTGTGATATTGATTTAAATGACAATCAAAAAAATGGATTTGATTTTATTAAAAAAATTAGAGAAGAAGATACCCTCGTTAAAACCTGTGTGCATTCCAATCGCTTTATAAAAGATGATATTTCTTTATCTGCTCATGTTAATTCGGATTTTTTCATACCAAAACCCATGACGGGTTATCAAATGCTTAATTTCTTATACAGTTACTTCATAAAATATGAAGCCGAATTAGACACATGGGAAATCATACCTCATTTGAATCCTAATAAAGATAAAATGGCACTCATTCTAGATGACGATAAATTTTATCTTGAATTATGGAAAGAATTTATGAATGATATTAATTTATTCACTTTCCATTGTCCTGAAACGATGTATGACTTTTTAAGAAGTAATATTTCAAATAAAGAAAAAATTTCCTGTATTATTTCCGATTTTTATATAGACGACAACATTACAATTGTTGATTTAAATTTGTCACAAAAAATTAAGGAAATTGGCTATGATTGTCCCCTTTTTGTTTGTACCAATGCGGGTCTAGATAAAAAATACCTAAATGATTTTGATGGTATATTAAAAAAGATGCCTTGTTCTTTTTCAGAAATACAAAGCAAATTTAAAGATAAATTTTGTTCATAA
- a CDS encoding ABC transporter substrate-binding protein, producing MLKETILSCLALYTINSTFAQTKINVLLNESEGNPYERNAPSSTRIAIEAAVLGQLLSTYNNNIVPGLLEKAFYDYKEKEYVLILKKNIYFHNNRLAKAQDLEFTLLRLFFTKEKTYGRAALKNIYGLEEIEKQRLTKFKSGVVPGVKIVDDYTIRIKLIAPDPDFLYMLSDTYFSLVPVEELQDNYLEWKTFPIGAGPYAIEAPGFDQGIVKLKKVSTSLGKSPDIVHFYTTNEPHIDYDVSIIKLPEEKQKMYKTFTSELPTNTFSLTFTNGNPLGNSLDFRRFVQNALNREQLNSKVLGYSPTFENYPYTFWGIHKLKNPYDPEGAKKLFQSLPKEIREKEWPISVYSSGKEIKGNKKLLIEEIQGQLSEYGFKTHYITYYKQFLPKEIAEKAPLDISFFQGDQYDSLYKFARLLHSSSEEFAKPLYDQKLEDLYNKALSSETKEEKSKIIDELSEYVHEQAYWIPLLERKSVIYYNPQTIESLSQKGEQVKDFFASWVVMKEKK from the coding sequence ATGCTTAAAGAAACAATATTATCATGTCTTGCTTTGTATACAATAAATTCAACGTTCGCCCAGACAAAAATAAATGTGTTACTTAATGAAAGCGAAGGCAATCCTTATGAACGAAATGCTCCTAGTAGTACACGAATCGCAATTGAGGCTGCCGTATTGGGGCAACTTTTAAGTACATATAATAATAATATAGTCCCAGGATTATTAGAAAAAGCTTTTTACGATTACAAAGAAAAAGAATATGTGTTAATATTAAAAAAAAATATCTATTTTCACAATAATCGTTTGGCAAAAGCTCAAGATTTGGAATTTACTCTTTTACGTCTTTTTTTTACCAAAGAAAAAACTTATGGGAGAGCTGCCTTAAAAAATATTTATGGCCTAGAAGAAATTGAAAAACAGAGACTAACCAAATTTAAAAGCGGCGTGGTGCCCGGGGTTAAAATTGTTGATGACTATACGATTAGAATTAAATTAATAGCTCCCGATCCCGACTTTTTATATATGCTCTCCGATACCTATTTTTCCCTAGTCCCTGTTGAAGAACTTCAGGACAATTATTTGGAGTGGAAAACATTTCCCATTGGCGCTGGACCCTATGCCATAGAAGCACCCGGATTTGACCAGGGAATTGTGAAGTTAAAAAAAGTGAGTACTTCTTTAGGGAAATCACCAGATATAGTCCATTTTTACACTACAAACGAACCACATATAGATTATGACGTAAGCATCATAAAATTGCCTGAAGAAAAGCAAAAAATGTATAAAACGTTTACATCGGAATTGCCAACAAACACTTTTAGTTTAACTTTTACCAATGGCAACCCCCTTGGCAATTCATTAGATTTCAGACGTTTTGTCCAAAATGCTCTCAATAGAGAGCAGTTAAATAGTAAAGTTTTGGGCTATTCCCCTACTTTTGAAAATTATCCGTATACATTTTGGGGCATTCATAAATTAAAGAATCCCTATGATCCCGAAGGGGCAAAAAAATTATTTCAGTCTTTACCCAAAGAAATTCGAGAAAAAGAATGGCCAATTTCTGTCTATTCTTCAGGAAAAGAGATAAAAGGAAATAAAAAATTATTAATTGAAGAGATTCAAGGGCAACTTAGCGAATACGGTTTCAAAACGCATTATATTACATATTATAAACAATTTTTACCCAAAGAAATTGCGGAAAAAGCACCTTTAGATATTTCTTTTTTTCAAGGGGATCAGTACGATTCTCTATATAAATTTGCCCGGTTATTGCATAGCAGTTCCGAAGAATTTGCAAAACCTTTGTATGATCAAAAATTAGAAGATCTTTACAATAAAGCTTTAAGCTCGGAAACCAAGGAAGAAAAATCAAAAATAATTGATGAACTTTCCGAATATGTTCACGAGCAAGCCTATTGGATTCCCTTACTTGAAAGAAAATCTGTCATCTATTACAACCCTCAAACCATTGAAAGCCTTTCTCAAAAAGGAGAACAGGTCAAGGATTTCTTTGCTTCCTGGGTGGTAATGAAAGAGAAAAAGTAA
- a CDS encoding ABC transporter substrate-binding protein yields MLRNAILLCIALFTINSAFTQTKINVLLHDSEGNPYDKNAPRGARIAIEVAVLGQLLTINNNNNIVPELLERTFYDFKEKEYVLILKKNIYFHNNRLAKAQDLEFSLLRLLYTKEKAYEKDALKNIYGLEEIEKQGLTKFKSGVVPGVKIVDDYTIRIKLIAPDPDFLYMLSDTSFSLVPIEEFKDNYVEWKTFPIGAGPYAIEAPGFDQGIVKLKKVSTSLGKAPDIVHFYTKNEPHIDYEVSTIKLPEEKQKIYKTITAELPTRIFSLTFTNVNPLGNSLDFRRFVQKALNKEKLNSKVLGYSPTFENYPYTFWGIHKLKNPYDPEGAKKLFQSLPKEIREKEWQISVYSGGKEIKGNNKLLIEEIQGQLSEYGFKTHYITYYKQFLPKEIAEKAPLDISFFQVDQYDSLYKFARLLNSGSDEFAKPLYDQKLEDLYNKALSSESKEEKSKTIDELSEYVHEQAYWVPLLERKSVIYYNPQTIEGLAQKEEQTNEFFAPRVVMRSKE; encoded by the coding sequence ATGCTCAGAAATGCAATTTTATTATGCATTGCTTTATTTACAATAAATTCAGCGTTCACCCAGACAAAAATAAATGTGTTACTTCATGATAGCGAAGGCAATCCTTATGATAAAAATGCTCCTAGAGGTGCACGAATCGCAATTGAAGTAGCCGTATTGGGACAACTTTTAACTATAAATAATAATAATAATATAGTGCCCGAATTATTAGAAAGAACATTCTATGATTTTAAAGAAAAAGAATATGTGTTAATATTAAAAAAGAATATCTATTTTCACAATAATCGTTTGGCAAAAGCTCAAGATTTGGAATTTTCGCTTTTACGACTTCTTTATACCAAAGAAAAAGCTTATGAGAAAGATGCCTTAAAAAATATTTATGGCCTAGAAGAAATTGAAAAACAAGGACTAACCAAATTTAAAAGCGGTGTGGTGCCCGGCGTTAAAATTGTTGATGACTATACGATTAGAATTAAACTAATTGCTCCCGATCCCGACTTCTTATATATGCTCTCCGATACCTCTTTTTCCTTAGTCCCTATTGAAGAATTTAAGGACAATTATGTGGAATGGAAAACGTTTCCTATTGGCGCTGGACCCTATGCCATAGAAGCACCCGGATTTGACCAGGGAATTGTGAAGTTAAAAAAAGTGAGCACTTCTTTAGGGAAAGCACCAGATATAGTCCATTTTTACACTAAAAACGAACCACATATAGATTATGAGGTAAGCACTATAAAATTGCCTGAAGAAAAGCAAAAAATATATAAAACTATCACAGCGGAATTGCCAACAAGAATTTTTAGTTTGACTTTTACCAATGTCAACCCCCTTGGCAATTCATTAGATTTCAGACGTTTTGTCCAAAAGGCTCTCAATAAAGAGAAGTTAAATAGTAAAGTATTGGGCTATTCCCCTACTTTTGAAAATTATCCGTATACATTTTGGGGTATTCATAAATTAAAAAATCCTTATGACCCCGAAGGGGCAAAAAAATTATTTCAATCTTTACCTAAAGAAATTCGAGAAAAAGAATGGCAAATCTCCGTGTATTCAGGAGGAAAAGAAATAAAAGGAAATAATAAATTATTAATTGAAGAGATTCAAGGGCAACTTAGCGAATATGGTTTCAAAACACATTATATTACATATTATAAACAATTTTTACCCAAAGAAATTGCGGAAAAAGCACCTTTAGATATTTCATTTTTTCAAGTAGATCAGTACGATTCTCTATATAAATTTGCCCGTTTGCTAAATAGCGGTTCCGATGAGTTTGCAAAACCTTTGTATGATCAAAAATTAGAAGATCTTTACAATAAAGCTTTAAGCTCGGAATCCAAGGAAGAGAAATCAAAAACAATTGATGAACTTTCCGAATATGTTCACGAGCAAGCCTATTGGGTTCCGTTACTTGAAAGAAAATCTGTCATTTATTACAACCCTCAGACCATTGAAGGCCTTGCTCAAAAAGAAGAACAAACAAATGAATTTTTTGCCCCAAGGGTGGTCATGAGAAGTAAAGAGTAA
- a CDS encoding ABC transporter substrate-binding protein, producing MVKNALLSCISLFTINSTFAETKINVLLNENNINPYDKNAPSNTSIVIDSAVFGQLLSINNNNEIVPELLENAFYDDNEKEYVLQLKKNIYFHNKRLATAHDLEFSLLRLFFTKEKSHGRGALNNIYGLEKIEKQGLTKFISGVVPGVRVVNDYTVRVKLIAPDPDFLYMLTHSSFSLVPLEELKDNYIEWKTFPIGAGSFAILAPGYEKGVVKLKKTNASLKQAPDLIHFYTKNVEQINYDVSLIKLSEEKQKKYKTFISELPVGAFGLTFTNVNPLGNSLEFRQFVQKALNREELNKKVFAHTPVYESFPRSSWGNHKLKNPYDPEAAKKLFQSFPKKYQEKEWKVSVYSSGNEIKGNKKFLLDEIQKQLAEYGFKITYILFKEQFLPKEIAEQVPFDIASFQVDKYDHLFKFARLLNSGSDEFVKPLFDRKLEDLYNNALTSETKEQKSQIIDELSEYVHEQAYWVPLLERKSVIYYDPKTIETLAHKGEQLNDFFASRVVMKNKR from the coding sequence ATGGTTAAAAACGCACTTTTATCGTGCATCAGTTTATTTACAATAAATTCGACTTTTGCCGAGACTAAAATAAATGTGCTGCTGAATGAAAACAATATCAATCCTTATGATAAAAATGCACCTAGTAACACATCTATCGTAATTGATTCTGCAGTATTTGGGCAATTATTAAGCATAAACAATAATAATGAAATTGTGCCCGAATTATTAGAAAATGCGTTTTATGATGACAATGAAAAGGAATATGTTCTACAATTAAAAAAGAATATCTATTTTCACAACAAACGCTTGGCAACGGCACATGATCTTGAATTTTCACTCCTAAGACTTTTTTTTACCAAAGAAAAGTCCCATGGCAGAGGCGCATTAAATAATATTTATGGCCTGGAAAAAATTGAAAAACAGGGTCTTACGAAGTTTATAAGTGGTGTGGTGCCCGGGGTGAGAGTTGTTAATGATTATACGGTTAGAGTAAAATTAATTGCGCCCGATCCCGACTTTTTATATATGCTCACACACTCTTCTTTTTCCTTAGTGCCCCTTGAAGAACTTAAGGATAATTATATCGAATGGAAAACCTTTCCCATAGGCGCAGGCTCCTTTGCTATATTGGCGCCAGGTTATGAAAAAGGAGTTGTCAAATTAAAAAAGACAAATGCATCTTTAAAACAAGCGCCAGATTTAATCCATTTTTACACTAAAAATGTGGAACAAATAAATTATGACGTGAGCCTCATTAAATTATCTGAGGAAAAGCAAAAAAAATATAAAACCTTCATTTCGGAATTACCTGTGGGTGCTTTTGGATTGACGTTTACTAATGTCAATCCTCTTGGAAATTCATTGGAATTCAGACAATTTGTCCAAAAAGCCCTCAATAGAGAAGAACTCAATAAAAAAGTATTTGCCCATACTCCTGTTTACGAAAGTTTTCCACGCTCTTCTTGGGGCAATCATAAATTAAAAAATCCCTATGACCCTGAAGCCGCAAAAAAATTATTTCAGTCTTTTCCAAAAAAATATCAAGAAAAAGAATGGAAAGTCTCTGTTTATTCGTCAGGTAATGAAATAAAAGGAAATAAAAAATTCTTACTCGATGAAATTCAAAAGCAACTTGCAGAGTATGGATTTAAAATTACTTATATCTTATTTAAAGAACAATTTTTACCCAAAGAAATAGCGGAACAAGTGCCGTTTGATATCGCATCTTTTCAAGTGGATAAATACGATCACTTATTTAAATTTGCCCGTTTACTTAACAGTGGTTCTGACGAATTTGTAAAACCCTTATTCGATCGAAAGTTGGAAGACCTCTATAATAATGCCTTAACTTCAGAAACCAAGGAACAAAAATCTCAAATTATTGATGAACTTTCTGAATACGTTCATGAACAAGCTTATTGGGTTCCTTTACTTGAAAGGAAGAGTGTTATTTATTATGACCCTAAAACAATTGAAACCCTCGCACACAAAGGAGAACAATTAAATGATTTTTTTGCTTCAAGGGTTGTAATGAAGAATAAAAGGTAA